The following proteins are co-located in the Microbulbifer sp. VAAF005 genome:
- a CDS encoding OmpW family outer membrane protein, with translation MNGINLTLVFCAVLLLTSPSVADYKKGDFIVRVGAAAVDPNDDSGRLRLNGTPLDYTRVYVDTGYSASITGTWLFADHWGLELLAAVPFRHDLDVRGLPDPDTGDPLGRVSLGDIKHLPPTLSVQWYPVCTESWVQPYIGVGINYTHFFDEDISHTAQNYFETALGADSRASLSLSNSWGLAGEVGVDIAFGRESNWLFNAAIWYLSIDTKAKIRFRTEDNDYDRINVNVDIDPWVYSIGIGYHF, from the coding sequence ATGAACGGAATCAATCTGACATTAGTTTTTTGTGCAGTACTGTTGCTTACCAGCCCGTCGGTTGCGGACTATAAAAAGGGAGATTTTATCGTTCGCGTTGGCGCTGCTGCGGTCGATCCAAACGACGATTCTGGTAGACTTCGCCTAAATGGCACCCCCTTGGACTACACCCGGGTCTACGTGGATACCGGCTACTCCGCTAGCATCACTGGTACCTGGTTATTTGCAGACCACTGGGGACTGGAATTACTGGCAGCTGTACCTTTCCGGCACGATCTCGATGTTCGCGGTTTACCGGACCCGGATACCGGTGATCCACTGGGTCGGGTATCCCTGGGTGACATCAAGCACCTTCCGCCAACTCTCAGCGTACAGTGGTATCCGGTATGCACCGAGTCCTGGGTACAGCCTTATATTGGTGTGGGAATTAACTACACCCATTTCTTCGATGAAGATATCAGCCACACGGCACAAAACTACTTCGAGACGGCCCTGGGTGCAGACTCAAGGGCATCCCTGAGCCTGAGCAATTCCTGGGGCCTGGCAGGGGAAGTGGGCGTAGATATTGCCTTTGGACGAGAGAGCAACTGGCTGTTTAATGCGGCCATCTGGTACTTGAGCATCGATACCAAGGCCAAAATTCGCTTCCGCACAGAAGATAACGACTACGACCGCATCAATGTAAATGTAGATATTGACCCCTGGGTCTACTCAATAGGTATCGGCTATCACTTCTGA
- a CDS encoding glutathione S-transferase family protein, with product MGLLINGQWHDQWYDTKNSGGAFKREAAQLRNWITVDGSAGPSGIGGFKAESGRYHLYVSLACPWAHRTLIFRKLKKLEEHISTSVVSPDMLEQGWSFNTDEGSSGDALFGYDFMHQVYTRNKSDYSGRVTVPVLWDKQQNCIVSNESSEIIRMFNSAFNEITGDTQDFYPKDKQKDIEAINQLVYENINNGVYRCGFATTQSAYEEAYRNLFDALDKVEAILGKQRYLVGDKVSEADWRLFTTLIRFDSVYHGHFKCNRQRLEDFPNLRNYVRELYQWPQVSETVNFHHIKRHYYFSHKSINPSQVVPVGPMIDYNSPHNRV from the coding sequence ATGGGATTGTTAATTAATGGCCAGTGGCACGACCAGTGGTATGACACCAAGAATTCGGGGGGCGCATTTAAGCGAGAGGCTGCACAGTTACGCAACTGGATTACTGTCGATGGCAGCGCAGGGCCTAGTGGCATAGGTGGCTTTAAAGCTGAGTCTGGGCGCTACCATCTATATGTATCCCTGGCCTGCCCCTGGGCTCATCGCACCTTGATTTTCCGCAAATTGAAAAAGCTGGAAGAACATATCAGTACCTCCGTTGTAAGCCCGGATATGCTTGAGCAGGGATGGAGCTTCAATACCGATGAGGGTAGTAGCGGTGATGCACTATTTGGTTATGACTTTATGCATCAGGTTTACACTCGCAATAAATCCGACTACTCCGGCCGCGTTACGGTCCCAGTACTTTGGGACAAACAGCAAAACTGTATTGTCAGCAATGAGTCATCCGAAATAATTCGCATGTTTAATAGTGCGTTTAATGAAATTACTGGTGATACACAGGACTTTTATCCCAAAGACAAACAGAAAGATATCGAAGCCATCAATCAATTGGTCTATGAAAACATAAATAACGGGGTTTATCGCTGTGGTTTCGCGACGACTCAATCCGCTTATGAAGAGGCCTACCGAAACTTATTTGATGCCCTGGATAAGGTAGAGGCAATATTAGGTAAACAGCGGTATCTGGTAGGCGATAAGGTCTCTGAAGCAGATTGGCGACTATTCACAACTTTAATTCGCTTTGATTCCGTTTATCACGGCCACTTCAAGTGTAACCGGCAGCGTCTGGAAGACTTCCCCAACCTGCGCAATTATGTCCGCGAGCTATACCAGTGGCCGCAGGTCTCAGAGACAGTGAATTTCCACCATATTAAACGCCACTACTATTTTAGCCATAAATCCATCAACCCCAGCCAGGTGGTACCTGTGGGTCCAATGATCGATTACAACAGTCCCCACAATCGGGTATAA
- a CDS encoding DoxX family protein: MNTSTLSTASNAPSGSLFPAVADLSGRIGLAAIFLLAGVNKIQNYEGSAQYLAYGGLPEFLLPLVILFEIGGALALIAGFQTRLTALAFAGFSLLTAFLFHSNLEDQMQFLMFFKNLAIAGGFLVIAAHGAGRFSLDNRKKTH, encoded by the coding sequence ATGAATACTTCCACTTTATCCACAGCATCAAATGCCCCCAGTGGTTCCTTGTTTCCAGCCGTCGCAGACCTTTCCGGACGTATTGGCTTGGCAGCAATCTTCTTACTGGCAGGTGTTAACAAGATCCAAAACTATGAGGGTAGCGCTCAGTACCTGGCCTACGGTGGTCTACCCGAGTTTCTGCTCCCATTGGTAATCCTGTTTGAGATAGGCGGTGCCTTAGCTCTGATTGCGGGTTTTCAAACTCGATTAACTGCTCTGGCATTCGCCGGATTTAGCTTACTCACTGCGTTCCTGTTCCATAGCAACCTGGAAGATCAAATGCAGTTTCTAATGTTCTTTAAGAACCTGGCTATAGCCGGTGGTTTTCTGGTGATAGCAGCCCATGGCGCTGGGCGTTTCAGCTTGGACAACAGAAAGAAAACACATTGA
- a CDS encoding alpha/beta fold hydrolase: MILCHGWEAKAAKMATLAMAIAEQGFQAVAIDATAHGHSEGKVCNFDIMAKDICSLASQFSEIFAIVGHSMGGMMTMRAREFGLKAQCYAILGAPSAPLPIIEIMKNMLKVSPETAELCQDKIANQIGYSWQELLQCKMYTPEDTPLLMIYDTEDDEVPVFHGERIHKTWPAAEMIKINGVGHRKIVWDAEVIESVVEFLQMEKAKKVIVGADLGKRVG, encoded by the coding sequence GTGATTCTCTGCCACGGCTGGGAAGCCAAAGCCGCAAAAATGGCAACCTTGGCGATGGCAATTGCTGAGCAGGGTTTCCAAGCGGTGGCTATCGATGCTACCGCTCACGGTCACTCTGAGGGCAAGGTTTGTAATTTCGATATTATGGCGAAAGATATCTGCTCTCTGGCCAGCCAGTTTTCGGAAATATTTGCCATCGTCGGTCACTCGATGGGCGGAATGATGACAATGCGCGCGCGGGAGTTTGGGCTTAAAGCCCAGTGCTACGCAATACTCGGCGCACCGAGTGCTCCCTTGCCCATTATAGAAATTATGAAAAATATGCTGAAGGTAAGCCCTGAAACTGCAGAGCTATGCCAAGACAAGATAGCGAATCAAATAGGGTACTCTTGGCAGGAGTTGTTGCAGTGCAAAATGTATACCCCAGAAGATACCCCGCTCTTAATGATCTACGATACTGAAGACGATGAAGTACCTGTCTTCCACGGAGAAAGAATTCATAAAACCTGGCCCGCAGCGGAGATGATTAAAATTAACGGTGTTGGGCATCGGAAAATAGTTTGGGATGCTGAAGTAATAGAGTCAGTGGTAGAATTTCTGCAAATGGAAAAGGCCAAGAAGGTAATAGTAGGGGCAGATTTGGGGAAGCGTGTGGGTTAA